The stretch of DNA AGCCGAGAAGGCGCGCGACCGCAAGGCTGGCCGCCCGCGCTGCTCCGGTCCGCCGGGATTACTGGACCCGCTCGACCCGCAGCCCGGCGGCTTCCAGGCGCTCGATCACCGATCCCTTGCCCGCCAGATGGCCCGCGCCGACGGCGACGACGACCGTGCCCGGCCGATCCATCCGGTCGCGCAGCCAGCCGACCCAGTTGGCGTTGCGGCGGTCAAGCAGCACCTCGGCCAGTTCGGGCGAGCGGCGCAGTTCGTTGTCGAACGTCTCGGCGATCGCCTTGACGTCGCCGCGCGACCAGGCGGTGATCATCTGGTCGAAATCGGCGGCGGCCTTGTCCGAATCATCGACGATGCTGGTCAGCAGCTCGCGCTGCGTCGCTTCATCGAGCGTGTCGAAATAGCCGAGCTGCTGGGCGGTCGTCTCCAGCCCGTCGATGCGCTTGTTCTTGCCCTTATCCTTGCCATTGTCCTTGAACGCGCGCGTCAGCTGGCGCTCGACCCCGTTTTCGACGGTCATGCCCATCCCCGCATAGACGGCAGAGCCGAGCGTGACCGCCGCCGCCCAGGTTTCGAGCATGTCGAGCTGGCCCGGCTTCAGCCCCGCCTTGGCAAGCAGCGCATCGAGCTTGGCGCGCCGGTCCGCCGGCAGGCGGTCGGCCAGCGGCGGCAGGCCCGGCGAGATGGCAAGGCCGGCAAAGGTCGCCGCCATCTGCTGCTTGTCGTCCTGATCGGCGATTTCCAGCACCAGCTCATCGGCGCTGGCCAGCGTGTCCTTGAGCCTGGGCGTCTGCCAGTCGATCCTGGGGGGCAGCACATGCACGGTGCCGAACAGATAGATGGTGGTGTCGGGGTCCGCGACCTTCCAGATGGCCGGACGGGCCGGGGCAGGGGCGGCCGAACAGGCGGCGAGGGTGAAGGCCAGCAGGCCCGAGATCAGTGTGCGCATGCGCGTGTTCCTATCGCCGAAGAGGTGAACGGATCGCAACCTTGGTGCCGCCCGGCGGCGGTTCAGGGAACCCGCCGGGCGCTGGTGATCCGCACCGGCGCGGCCAGCATCTGGCCCCGGAAGCTGCCCGAGCCGAGCGTCGGCGAGATCGGCGCGGCCAGCACGGCGCGCACCACGTCCATGCCCTCGACCACGCGGCCGAACGCGGCATAGCCCTGATTGTCGCCCGCGGCCTTGGGATCGGCGTCGAGCGAGGGCATGTCGCCCACCACGATGAAGAAGTCGCCCTGACCGGTGCCGGGTGCGCCGCGCGCCAGCGAGATCGTGCCGCTCAGATGCGTCAGGCCGGTGCGCGTCGTGGGTTCATGCGCGATCGGCGGCAACAGCCTTTGCGGCAGCGGATTGAGGCCGAACTGCACCAGCCCATATTCGGTCGATCCGGGCGAGGCGGCGGCACGGTAGAAGCTCGCGCCGTCGAGCCGCTTCTGATCGACATAGCGCAGGAAATTGGCGGAAGTGACGGGCGCACGGGCGCGGTCCACCTCGATCACGATCGGCCCGAGCGCGGTCTGGAGCGTGACGCGCACCGGTGCCGGCGCGGGGGACGTCGCGGGTGGCGGCGCAGGCTGGGCGCGAAGCGCGGCCGCCGGCACCGCCGCCATGGCGCAGAGCAGGCCGATAAGGGCGGCCCTGCCCAGAATGGGCCGACGCCCCGTCAGGCGGCGGTCCGGGCTGCCGCTGTGGTTGCTCATCTGCATCTCCCCATGGCCTGAGCGTTGCAGACCGGCTTTTGCCCTGTTGCGCTGCGGCGCTCAATGCCCGGAGTGCTGGGGCACGCGACATGCGCGGAGGCGCGTGCCTGGGAGGCGATAAAAAATAACCAGATAGGCAAAAACAGATTGACATTGTCACGCTCATATGGCACAAGCAGCGCATCGTGAGAAAAGCCGGCCGGGCCGGGGGCACATGCCTCCCGGCCCGTTTTCGTGCCGGCGATGCCGGGCCGCCTGG from Sphingomonas changnyeongensis encodes:
- a CDS encoding TraB/GumN family protein, which translates into the protein MRTLISGLLAFTLAACSAAPAPARPAIWKVADPDTTIYLFGTVHVLPPRIDWQTPRLKDTLASADELVLEIADQDDKQQMAATFAGLAISPGLPPLADRLPADRRAKLDALLAKAGLKPGQLDMLETWAAAVTLGSAVYAGMGMTVENGVERQLTRAFKDNGKDKGKNKRIDGLETTAQQLGYFDTLDEATQRELLTSIVDDSDKAAADFDQMITAWSRGDVKAIAETFDNELRRSPELAEVLLDRRNANWVGWLRDRMDRPGTVVVAVGAGHLAGKGSVIERLEAAGLRVERVQ
- a CDS encoding peptidylprolyl isomerase, which encodes MSNHSGSPDRRLTGRRPILGRAALIGLLCAMAAVPAAALRAQPAPPPATSPAPAPVRVTLQTALGPIVIEVDRARAPVTSANFLRYVDQKRLDGASFYRAAASPGSTEYGLVQFGLNPLPQRLLPPIAHEPTTRTGLTHLSGTISLARGAPGTGQGDFFIVVGDMPSLDADPKAAGDNQGYAAFGRVVEGMDVVRAVLAAPISPTLGSGSFRGQMLAAPVRITSARRVP